In one Candidatus Hepatincola sp. Av genomic region, the following are encoded:
- a CDS encoding tRNA N6-adenosine threonylcarbamoyltransferase: MCCKKFHLAIDSTYNLTIALFQEQELIDKFYLAKDNNGVKDKVNASDILLPEIAKLLANHKIKMQDLAFISIINGPGFFTGVRIAIIFAKMVNLALNIPVIQYSSCKILAYEALQQQKQAKSLLACYHIGKQGMVYAMFDNNCNYLQEETYMAQEQIAEFVKSLNQEGLIIVGNKQYLVENTKILNNSSFLPNILYPNIQILGELAINNYTNKNYSHNIVPLYAKETDITTKEV, translated from the coding sequence ATGTGTTGTAAAAAATTCCACTTAGCCATAGATAGTACTTATAATTTAACTATTGCTTTATTCCAAGAACAAGAGTTAATTGATAAATTTTATTTAGCAAAAGATAATAATGGCGTTAAGGATAAAGTAAATGCTTCAGATATTTTATTACCAGAAATAGCTAAATTATTAGCTAACCACAAAATAAAAATGCAGGATCTAGCTTTTATTAGTATTATTAATGGTCCTGGTTTTTTTACAGGTGTTAGAATAGCTATTATTTTTGCTAAAATGGTAAACTTAGCTTTGAATATTCCTGTTATTCAGTATAGTTCCTGTAAGATATTGGCTTATGAGGCTTTGCAACAACAAAAACAAGCTAAATCTTTACTTGCTTGTTACCATATTGGAAAACAAGGTATGGTTTATGCTATGTTTGATAATAACTGTAATTATTTACAAGAAGAAACTTATATGGCTCAAGAACAAATAGCAGAGTTTGTAAAATCTTTAAACCAAGAAGGATTAATAATAGTTGGCAATAAACAGTATTTAGTAGAAAATACTAAAATTTTAAATAATTCTTCTTTTTTACCTAATATTCTTTACCCTAATATACAAATTTTAGGAGAATTAGCAATTAATAACTATACAAATAAGAACTATTCCCATAATATTGTTCCTTTATATGCTAAAGAAACAGATATTACTACTAAAGAGGTTTAA
- a CDS encoding Mannosyl-glycoprotein endo-beta-N-acetylglucosaminidase, with amino-acid sequence MSNTINVKAISFRSFKKFLKKLLANYIFFVVILLFVGGYVTTFFLFSSNYIFNDFIPSNGYSRGCIKVVEEDTQLLYDMKKLYNNHKSKSILPIYFINMPKQLANISSVEDRKQLFINIILPILLQNYDATLKERESLLYINNKLLSRPLVDQDFLLIKRLAFKYKVPIRGEDFWDYTNALDQLLIKVDVVPMSLALAVAAKETGWGTSRFLLEGNSLFSEWRWDNEGIIPKQRSRYKKYSVKKFRTLARSVASYYYNLNTNKAYVDFRLHRASQRNVEVELGSTGKLEPNNLARQLFNYSNDPYYAEELIQIMRKNHLYSYDSMPQIDNNYNKMCFHVL; translated from the coding sequence TTGAGCAATACGATTAATGTTAAAGCTATTAGTTTTAGGTCTTTTAAAAAGTTTCTTAAAAAATTACTAGCCAATTATATATTTTTTGTAGTTATTCTATTGTTTGTTGGAGGTTATGTAACTACTTTTTTTTTATTTTCTTCTAATTATATTTTTAATGATTTTATTCCTAGTAATGGTTATTCTAGGGGTTGTATCAAGGTAGTAGAAGAAGATACTCAACTACTTTATGATATGAAAAAACTTTATAATAACCATAAATCTAAAAGTATTTTACCTATTTACTTTATTAATATGCCTAAACAATTAGCTAATATTTCCAGTGTGGAAGATAGGAAACAATTATTTATTAATATTATTTTACCAATATTGTTGCAAAATTATGATGCTACCCTCAAAGAGCGGGAGTCTTTGTTGTATATTAATAACAAACTATTAAGCCGTCCGTTGGTGGATCAAGATTTTTTATTAATTAAACGTTTAGCTTTTAAGTATAAGGTTCCCATTAGGGGGGAAGACTTTTGGGATTATACCAATGCTTTGGATCAGCTATTAATTAAAGTAGATGTAGTTCCTATGTCCTTAGCTTTAGCCGTAGCAGCTAAAGAAACAGGGTGGGGCACTTCAAGGTTTTTACTGGAAGGTAATTCTTTATTTTCTGAATGGCGGTGGGATAATGAGGGGATAATCCCCAAGCAACGCAGTAGGTATAAAAAATATTCTGTAAAAAAGTTTAGAACTTTAGCTAGGTCGGTAGCATCTTATTATTATAACTTAAATACTAATAAAGCCTATGTAGATTTTCGTTTACACAGAGCTAGCCAACGCAATGTAGAAGTTGAACTTGGTTCTACTGGCAAGTTAGAGCCGAATAACTTAGCAAGGCAGCTTTTTAACTACTCTAATGACCCCTATTATGCTGAAGAATTAATTCAGATTATGCGAAAAAATCATTTATATTCTTACGATTCCATGCCTCAAATTGATAACAATTACAATAAAATGTGTTTTCATGTGTTGTAA
- the nfuA gene encoding Fe/S biogenesis protein NfuA — protein MFIQVAETPNPNALKFILEERILDGGAVYHFTSNEDCESELASQLFTIESITDVFLGANFISVTIKDYTKWNLLKPKILSIITDFLVTGASVINNNTNNLSEEKIVGKNAEEQEIIDRITEMFEDRIRPAVAMDGGDILFRKYLDGKVYISMYGACSGCPSAGVTLKNGIENMLKYYIPEVTEVIDIEQYD, from the coding sequence ATGTTTATTCAAGTGGCAGAAACGCCTAATCCTAATGCCTTAAAATTTATTTTAGAAGAAAGGATTTTAGATGGCGGAGCCGTATACCACTTTACCTCAAACGAAGATTGCGAGTCCGAGCTTGCTAGCCAATTATTTACTATTGAAAGTATTACTGATGTTTTCTTAGGTGCTAATTTTATTTCAGTTACTATCAAAGATTATACTAAGTGGAATTTATTAAAACCTAAGATACTATCTATAATTACAGATTTTCTAGTAACAGGTGCTTCAGTTATTAACAATAACACTAATAATTTAAGTGAAGAGAAAATTGTAGGTAAAAATGCTGAAGAACAAGAAATAATAGATAGAATTACCGAAATGTTTGAAGATAGAATTCGCCCTGCGGTAGCTATGGACGGAGGCGATATTCTTTTTAGAAAATATCTTGATGGTAAAGTTTATATTAGTATGTATGGTGCTTGCTCTGGTTGCCCTAGTGCTGGTGTTACTTTGAAAAATGGCATAGAAAATATGTTAAAATACTATATACCAGAAGTAACAGAGGTTATAGATATTGAGCAATACGATTAA
- the trpS gene encoding Tryptophan--tRNA ligase, giving the protein METVFSGIQPTNEVHLGNYIGAIANWVDFQSNPNYKNIYCIVDLHALTVFTDPKDLQNNTLNLAALLLACGIDPKESLLFLQSSNPHHSELAWLLNCVARMGWLNRMTQFKDKVGKNQEKSSVGLFAYPNLMAADILLYNTNKVPTGADQKQHVELCRDIAEKFNKDYASIFTIPEPLINENTARVMSLKDPTKKMSKSETVAAAKILFADSNEVIHKKIMKATTDSYLINHDISLNERAGFNNLLNIYTFCAKTSKKELITKYEGQGFANFKQDLAEQVIGLIKPIREKYFEFLGNKDYVVNILKDSKEKAKELSSLKIQKVRESMGLYTL; this is encoded by the coding sequence ATGGAAACAGTTTTTTCGGGCATTCAGCCAACTAATGAAGTGCATTTAGGGAATTATATAGGAGCTATTGCAAATTGGGTAGATTTTCAAAGTAATCCTAATTATAAAAATATTTATTGTATTGTAGATTTACATGCTTTAACAGTTTTTACAGATCCTAAAGATTTACAAAATAATACTTTAAATTTAGCAGCTTTATTATTAGCTTGTGGCATTGACCCTAAGGAATCTTTACTATTTTTACAAAGTAGTAATCCCCACCATAGTGAATTAGCTTGGTTATTAAATTGTGTGGCTCGTATGGGCTGGTTAAACCGCATGACTCAATTTAAAGATAAAGTAGGGAAAAACCAAGAAAAAAGCTCTGTAGGCTTATTTGCTTACCCTAACTTAATGGCAGCAGATATTTTACTGTATAATACTAATAAGGTGCCAACTGGAGCCGACCAAAAGCAACATGTTGAGTTATGCCGTGATATCGCTGAAAAATTTAATAAAGATTATGCTAGTATTTTTACAATTCCTGAACCTTTAATTAATGAAAATACTGCACGGGTTATGTCTTTAAAAGATCCTACAAAAAAAATGAGTAAATCTGAAACTGTGGCTGCAGCTAAAATTCTTTTTGCTGATAGTAACGAGGTAATCCATAAAAAAATTATGAAAGCTACTACAGACTCCTATTTAATTAACCATGATATCTCTTTAAATGAAAGAGCTGGTTTTAATAATTTATTAAATATTTATACTTTTTGTGCTAAAACCAGTAAAAAGGAGTTAATTACTAAGTATGAAGGGCAAGGTTTTGCTAATTTTAAACAAGATTTAGCCGAGCAGGTAATAGGGTTAATTAAGCCAATTCGTGAAAAATACTTTGAATTTTTAGGAAATAAAGACTATGTAGTTAATATATTAAAAGATTCAAAAGAAAAAGCGAAGGAATTATCTAGCTTAAAAATACAAAAAGTACGTGAATCTATGGGGTTATATACTTTATAA
- the murJ gene encoding putative lipid II flippase MurJ, translating to MKITNILKVSAFTFFSRILGLIRDILLSRYLGVSIASDAFFVAFKIPNLFRKFFAEGSMQSAFIPLFSKILNENEEEAKAFSSQVFTLFFIILFIFVVFLEVYTPQAILVLSPGFAKKGEVAFNLAVSLLRVNIPYLFFISLVAFYSSILNSIGKFSITAFVPALLNIAMIFGIYALHKYVNPAFAVSYGVILGGILQLLLVFIACYLNNWLILFKITNLFPLHKSTLKFFRRLIPVVAGGGVYQLNIMIDILVASLLPMGAISYLFYADRLYQLPLAIIGIAIGSVVLPFISSNNLNHVDIINSTKLKAILLGLGFSLPAMAGLIVFAYEIIQIIFLGGHFTFNDVHVVAYVLTIYAISLPINIVIKIILPFFYAEGNIKTPLYSTLVCLLINAVLVFPLSQLFGVYGIAMATVLSSYVNFIILFIMLQKKHPVSFNKNFALDLIKLLLATVLFTGILLLLKFEFLQNLHVSLLSFRFIMVFMIIFTIILFLIILRLLRSSVYYELFNIIGKTKE from the coding sequence GTGAAAATAACCAACATTTTAAAAGTTAGTGCCTTTACTTTTTTTAGTAGAATATTAGGATTAATTAGAGATATTCTCTTAAGCCGTTATTTAGGAGTTAGTATTGCCTCCGATGCTTTTTTTGTGGCTTTTAAAATTCCTAACTTATTCCGTAAATTCTTTGCTGAAGGTAGTATGCAGTCGGCTTTTATTCCATTGTTTTCTAAAATATTAAATGAAAATGAAGAGGAAGCTAAAGCATTTTCTTCCCAAGTTTTTACCTTGTTTTTTATAATTTTATTTATTTTTGTGGTTTTTTTAGAGGTTTATACTCCCCAAGCTATTTTAGTACTATCTCCTGGTTTTGCTAAAAAAGGTGAGGTTGCCTTTAATTTAGCAGTGAGTTTATTACGAGTTAATATTCCTTACTTATTTTTTATTTCACTAGTAGCTTTTTATTCATCTATTTTAAACAGTATAGGTAAATTTTCAATTACAGCTTTTGTGCCAGCTTTATTGAATATTGCCATGATTTTTGGTATATATGCCTTGCATAAATATGTGAATCCTGCTTTTGCCGTAAGTTACGGAGTAATCTTAGGTGGGATTTTACAGTTATTATTAGTATTTATTGCTTGTTATTTAAACAATTGGTTAATTTTATTTAAAATTACCAATCTCTTTCCCTTACATAAATCTACTTTAAAGTTTTTTAGGCGTTTAATTCCTGTAGTAGCAGGAGGGGGTGTATACCAATTAAATATTATGATTGATATTTTGGTCGCATCTTTATTACCTATGGGAGCTATTTCTTATTTATTTTATGCCGATAGATTATACCAATTACCTTTAGCTATTATTGGTATCGCCATTGGCAGTGTGGTGTTACCTTTTATTTCTAGTAATAATCTTAACCATGTTGATATTATTAATAGTACTAAATTAAAGGCAATTTTATTGGGTTTAGGATTTTCTTTACCAGCTATGGCAGGCCTAATAGTATTTGCTTATGAGATTATTCAAATTATTTTTTTAGGAGGGCATTTTACTTTTAATGATGTTCATGTTGTAGCTTATGTTTTAACAATTTATGCTATTTCTTTACCTATTAATATTGTAATTAAAATTATTTTGCCATTTTTCTATGCCGAAGGAAATATTAAAACGCCACTATATAGTACTTTGGTATGCTTATTAATTAATGCCGTATTAGTATTCCCATTATCCCAGCTTTTTGGGGTATATGGGATAGCTATGGCTACGGTGCTATCTTCTTATGTGAACTTTATAATTTTATTTATTATGTTGCAAAAGAAGCATCCTGTATCTTTTAATAAAAATTTTGCTTTAGATTTAATCAAACTGCTATTAGCCACAGTGCTATTTACAGGAATCTTACTATTGTTAAAATTTGAATTCTTACAAAATTTACATGTTAGCTTGTTATCTTTTCGCTTTATTATGGTTTTTATGATAATTTTTACTATTATATTATTTTTAATTATACTAAGGTTATTACGTTCTAGTGTTTATTATGAATTATTTAATATTATTGGGAAGACAAAAGAATAA
- the mutS gene encoding DNA mismatch repair protein MutS, whose protein sequence is MSSRESKTNLSPMMVQYWEIKNLHQDYILFFRMGDFYEMFYDDAKIASSILGVVLTKRASGGVETEVPMCGVPHHSYESYVNRLIKRGYKVAICEQTETPEEAKKRGGAKAVVNREVKRIMTPGTLMEDSLLESDKYNYLLAIYQEKNQAYLSWIDISTGDFFLQNIHINKINNLLYKIDPKEILVSQKFDANLLAEEFRSLIYILDNEKFSVTSTNSNFKQFFSKKPEERATLSKGEKIASGVILGYILYTHKEAPLIVFPKQKYEDGVLRLDYFTRRSLEISKSSSGLKESTLKGVLDNTLTVQGSRELDTLLHNPIMNLQDINNRYDVVEFFLDNPEIRQDLKGILSNFVDFERLLGKIAATKATAKELILLRQTLQHLSAIRGLFYHKKVPKLLKTIVDSLGYFNFLLNTLSEALVDLEDFPINWKDGNFIKTGYDVKLDEIKNKKQSYLQKIVDLQSKYIVKLGISNLKINYNNLQGYYIEVPTKNASKISIDSEFTHKSILSNSVRYTTQALVGLEGNISVSSAMALNAEMDIFKNLLEQVLQEKQQLNQSSKAISLLDVMLSFALSAIKYSLTRPKLDNDTVFSITQGRHLVVEESLRVNSRESFVPNNCYMLGGKIIHLIMGPNMSGKSTFLRQQALIIIMAQVGCFVPAEHAHIGIVDAIFSRVGASDDLFKGQSTFMVEMLELSTILNYATERSFLILDEIGRGTSTYDGLSIAWSSLEYLNSQLKSRTLFATHYHELVALKDLEAIDFYYVDVKEYKDGIIFMHTLKQGVVGKSYGIEVAKLAGLPKLVIQRAKEILSVLEAGQQPYNFQDLPLFQSSFMQADNLVAVNNNPPIEEYNNIISTLVNLDVDSISAKGALELLYNLKSELKLKKD, encoded by the coding sequence ATGAGTTCTCGTGAATCTAAGACCAATTTAAGCCCAATGATGGTGCAATATTGGGAGATAAAGAACTTACACCAAGATTATATTCTTTTCTTCCGTATGGGCGATTTTTATGAAATGTTTTATGATGATGCCAAAATTGCATCAAGCATATTAGGTGTTGTGTTAACCAAAAGAGCCTCTGGTGGCGTAGAAACGGAAGTTCCTATGTGTGGAGTACCTCATCATAGTTATGAATCTTATGTTAATCGTTTAATTAAAAGGGGCTATAAAGTAGCTATTTGTGAGCAAACAGAAACCCCTGAAGAAGCAAAAAAAAGAGGTGGAGCCAAAGCGGTAGTTAATAGGGAAGTTAAAAGAATAATGACTCCCGGTACTTTAATGGAAGACTCCCTCTTAGAAAGTGATAAATACAACTATTTACTAGCAATTTATCAGGAAAAAAATCAGGCTTATTTATCGTGGATTGATATTTCTACAGGTGATTTTTTCTTACAAAATATCCATATTAATAAAATTAATAATTTACTTTATAAAATAGATCCTAAAGAAATTTTAGTTTCTCAAAAATTTGATGCTAATTTATTGGCTGAAGAATTCCGTTCTTTAATATATATTTTAGACAATGAAAAATTTAGTGTTACTAGTACCAATAGTAATTTTAAACAGTTTTTTTCTAAGAAACCTGAAGAAAGAGCCACTCTTAGTAAAGGGGAAAAAATAGCTAGTGGAGTTATTTTAGGTTATATTTTGTATACTCATAAAGAAGCTCCTTTAATTGTTTTTCCTAAGCAAAAATATGAAGATGGAGTTCTTCGCCTAGATTATTTTACCAGACGCAGTTTAGAAATTTCTAAAAGTTCCAGCGGTTTAAAAGAAAGTACCTTAAAAGGAGTATTAGATAACACCTTAACGGTGCAAGGTTCAAGAGAATTAGATACCTTATTGCATAATCCAATTATGAACTTACAAGATATTAATAACCGTTATGATGTAGTGGAATTTTTTCTGGATAATCCGGAAATTCGGCAAGATTTAAAGGGAATACTATCTAATTTTGTAGATTTTGAAAGGTTATTAGGTAAAATTGCAGCTACGAAAGCTACCGCTAAAGAATTAATTTTATTAAGGCAAACTTTACAGCATTTAAGTGCTATTCGGGGGCTTTTTTATCATAAAAAAGTGCCTAAATTGTTAAAAACTATTGTGGATTCCTTAGGTTATTTTAATTTTTTATTAAATACTCTTTCAGAGGCTTTAGTAGACTTAGAGGATTTTCCTATTAATTGGAAAGACGGTAATTTTATTAAAACTGGTTATGATGTTAAATTAGATGAAATTAAAAATAAAAAACAAAGTTATTTACAAAAAATTGTAGATTTACAGTCAAAATATATTGTTAAATTGGGAATTAGTAACTTAAAAATTAATTATAATAATCTACAAGGTTATTATATAGAAGTTCCCACTAAAAATGCTAGTAAAATAAGTATAGATTCAGAATTTACTCATAAAAGTATTTTAAGTAATTCAGTACGTTATACTACTCAGGCTTTAGTAGGTTTAGAGGGAAATATAAGTGTTAGTAGTGCGATGGCTCTTAATGCTGAAATGGATATTTTTAAAAACCTGTTAGAACAAGTATTGCAAGAAAAACAACAATTAAACCAATCTTCTAAAGCTATATCTTTATTAGATGTTATGCTTTCTTTTGCTTTATCGGCAATTAAGTATTCTTTAACCAGACCTAAGCTAGATAACGATACAGTATTTTCTATTACTCAGGGTCGGCATTTAGTAGTAGAAGAAAGTTTAAGGGTTAACAGTAGAGAGTCTTTTGTTCCTAATAATTGTTATATGTTAGGTGGTAAAATAATTCACTTAATTATGGGTCCAAATATGTCGGGCAAAAGTACATTTTTAAGGCAACAGGCTTTAATTATTATTATGGCTCAAGTTGGTTGCTTTGTGCCGGCTGAACATGCACATATTGGCATTGTAGATGCTATTTTTTCAAGGGTTGGAGCAAGTGATGATTTATTCAAGGGGCAGTCTACTTTTATGGTAGAAATGTTAGAGCTATCTACAATTTTAAACTATGCTACTGAACGTTCATTTTTAATTTTAGATGAAATAGGTAGGGGAACCTCAACTTATGATGGTTTATCCATTGCTTGGTCATCATTGGAATATTTGAATAGCCAGTTAAAGTCTAGAACTTTGTTTGCTACTCATTACCATGAACTAGTTGCCTTAAAAGATCTAGAAGCTATAGATTTTTATTATGTTGATGTAAAAGAATATAAAGATGGTATTATTTTTATGCACACTTTAAAACAAGGGGTAGTTGGTAAATCTTATGGGATTGAAGTAGCAAAACTTGCAGGTTTGCCAAAACTTGTAATTCAAAGAGCTAAAGAAATTTTAAGTGTTTTAGAAGCAGGGCAACAACCTTATAATTTTCAAGATTTACCTTTGTTTCAAAGTAGTTTTATGCAAGCAGATAACCTTGTAGCCGTTAATAATAATCCCCCTATTGAAGAATATAATAATATTATTAGCACTTTAGTTAACTTAGATGTAGATAGTATATCTGCTAAAGGTGCTTTAGAGCTTTTATACAATTTAAAAAGTGAATTGAAATTAAAAAAAGATTAA
- a CDS encoding porin family protein — MFSNIRNIIIIFSLLLICSVAAKAAPLIPDVYISAGYNMGSSEIKYYNNDTNTSKDTFSDSTHNYQFAIGIRPLDMPIVGGFRFEATYDVPTSSKIEDTDIGLILFYDFRIFPIITPYIGVGYHFDDYNFSNIAGLSSDATTNNHSYSLHVGADFAIPTTSLSVFAEYEFQQTHTRATVDDVSKYGINNQSLTIGLKYLIIS; from the coding sequence ATGTTCAGCAATATAAGAAATATAATTATTATTTTTAGTTTATTACTAATTTGTAGTGTTGCAGCAAAGGCTGCCCCTTTAATACCAGATGTATATATTTCAGCTGGTTATAATATGGGAAGTTCGGAAATTAAATACTATAATAACGATACAAATACTAGCAAGGATACCTTTTCTGATTCCACTCATAATTACCAATTTGCCATTGGGATTCGCCCCTTAGATATGCCAATTGTGGGAGGCTTTCGTTTTGAGGCTACCTACGATGTGCCTACATCTTCTAAGATAGAAGATACTGATATAGGATTAATATTGTTTTATGATTTTAGAATTTTTCCAATTATAACTCCGTATATTGGTGTAGGCTACCATTTTGATGATTATAATTTTAGCAATATTGCAGGGCTATCTTCAGATGCCACTACCAATAACCATTCCTATAGTTTGCATGTAGGGGCAGATTTTGCTATTCCTACTACAAGTTTAAGTGTGTTTGCTGAATATGAATTTCAACAAACTCATACAAGGGCAACGGTTGATGATGTTAGTAAATATGGCATAAACAACCAAAGTTTAACTATAGGCTTAAAATATTTAATTATAAGTTAG
- the ppa gene encoding Inorganic pyrophosphatase, producing the protein MDISKIAIGNKAPDEFNAIIEIPSGINPVKYEVDKDSGMLIVDRFLTSAMYYPCNYGFVPHTLAKDGDPIDVLVFTHMNVMPGSVIKVRPIGALHMEDEAGFDVKVLAVPVSKITTFYDKIKTYEDLPDLLLNQIKHFFAKYKDLDEGKWTKVGDMLDIPTTKKLIVDSIEAYKVK; encoded by the coding sequence ATGGATATTTCAAAAATTGCAATTGGCAACAAGGCCCCTGATGAATTTAATGCTATCATTGAAATTCCTTCAGGCATAAATCCTGTAAAATACGAAGTAGATAAAGATAGTGGTATGTTAATTGTAGATAGGTTTTTAACTTCTGCTATGTATTACCCTTGTAACTATGGTTTTGTACCTCATACTTTAGCTAAAGATGGCGACCCAATTGATGTATTAGTGTTTACTCATATGAATGTTATGCCAGGTAGTGTAATTAAAGTTCGCCCCATTGGAGCCTTACATATGGAAGATGAAGCAGGTTTTGATGTAAAAGTTTTAGCTGTTCCTGTTAGTAAAATTACTACTTTCTACGATAAAATAAAAACATATGAAGACTTACCAGATTTACTGTTAAATCAAATTAAACATTTTTTTGCTAAATATAAAGATTTAGATGAAGGGAAATGGACTAAAGTTGGTGATATGTTAGATATTCCTACCACAAAAAAATTAATCGTTGATTCTATAGAAGCATATAAGGTAAAATAA
- a CDS encoding Smr domain conataining protein translates to MPTKSKKTLNDEFTEVDNHWQQELKKFKPLKPHLNSKKNSKQAPKKDPKKLIAKSESTLWQKITKNFKPLPAKFNNIVPPTKEKPLVLPLSKEEDWSKTSNFTNYNIQIANKKDLRKIKTNKIVINKTLDLHSYTVNDAKNYFYEFIIMAVNNNYKLVQIITGKGNNSKGEKGILRSALLQWLTDEKLKPYVLSYSPVYDSTGSYGAFYIFLRKK, encoded by the coding sequence ATGCCTACAAAAAGTAAAAAAACATTAAATGATGAATTTACAGAGGTTGATAACCATTGGCAACAAGAATTAAAAAAATTTAAACCTTTAAAACCTCATCTTAATTCTAAGAAAAACTCTAAACAAGCTCCTAAAAAAGATCCTAAAAAATTAATAGCTAAGAGTGAATCTACACTTTGGCAAAAAATTACTAAAAATTTTAAGCCCTTACCAGCTAAATTTAATAATATTGTACCTCCAACTAAAGAAAAACCATTAGTATTACCATTATCAAAGGAAGAAGATTGGAGTAAAACTAGTAATTTTACTAATTACAATATTCAAATTGCTAATAAAAAAGATTTAAGAAAAATTAAAACTAACAAAATAGTTATTAATAAAACTTTAGATCTCCATAGTTATACAGTAAATGATGCTAAAAATTACTTTTATGAATTTATTATTATGGCAGTTAATAATAACTATAAGTTAGTACAAATTATTACCGGCAAAGGTAATAATTCTAAGGGTGAAAAAGGAATTTTACGGTCGGCCTTGTTACAGTGGTTAACTGATGAAAAACTAAAACCTTATGTTTTATCCTATAGCCCTGTTTATGATTCTACCGGTAGTTATGGAGCTTTTTATATTTTTTTAAGAAAAAAATAA
- a CDS encoding Tim44 domain-containing protein: MLKELLNYIDIIILAVLAIFLFFMLRRLLGKNIGYTKEEHLKKQEQGGIMPELKPKVLPKEVVKNTIEYPVGSLAHTLLLIPNLDANFSTEKFLLSAKKAFLLIINAFINDDLSSIEPLVSPKVYEVFAENIASRKSRGEKILFLFKSFLITDIIAAKIENNNVYITVKFVSEQIREIVAEDNTSANIAEAKAKMINESWVFYKNTKENKSIWQLVKIFN; this comes from the coding sequence ATGTTGAAAGAATTGTTAAATTATATAGATATTATTATCTTAGCTGTATTAGCTATTTTTCTATTTTTTATGCTAAGACGTTTATTAGGCAAAAATATAGGATACACCAAAGAGGAACACTTAAAAAAACAAGAACAAGGTGGAATAATGCCTGAATTAAAACCAAAAGTATTACCGAAAGAGGTTGTAAAAAATACGATAGAGTATCCTGTTGGTAGTTTGGCTCATACTTTATTATTAATTCCTAATTTAGATGCAAATTTTAGTACAGAAAAGTTTTTATTATCTGCAAAAAAAGCCTTTTTATTAATTATTAACGCTTTTATTAATGATGACTTATCTAGTATTGAACCTTTAGTAAGCCCTAAGGTTTATGAAGTTTTTGCTGAAAATATAGCTAGTAGAAAATCAAGAGGGGAAAAAATTCTATTTCTTTTTAAATCTTTTTTAATTACGGATATTATTGCTGCTAAAATAGAAAATAATAATGTTTATATTACAGTTAAGTTTGTAAGTGAACAAATTAGGGAAATAGTAGCAGAAGATAATACTAGTGCCAATATAGCTGAAGCCAAAGCTAAGATGATTAATGAATCTTGGGTTTTTTATAAAAATACTAAAGAGAATAAATCTATTTGGCAATTAGTAAAAATTTTTAATTAG